In Desulfovibrio oxyclinae DSM 11498, a single window of DNA contains:
- a CDS encoding OmpA family protein, with protein MKRILLLSMLLLLGACAYVDPSLTDQTEIITDAETRRSDLVVAVAPKAKSRKPLTALFYPFHIQQPTPDHKHLGRTFGQIFQNEWLRRRLFTTLEMDPQLTYYNKRRSLAEARRRGADLLILGFVPYFYAGSTLDDTAMTLQVNIYNVETGILLFSMAQSGRIEERIEEDWIYFRHRTRMSDSPFFRLVTDIAADMAVPVKSWLPDPDARPYSFAGNKGQIVTALTTPPNASQQDDAPGGSYSGTANGSGDSSTGMSDTPDNSGVQSQNGENSAMERDLTQSGKDAPGVNLDIRFNLDKATIRPESYPLLDELARALKTPELKGKPIIVAGHTDSSASQRYNLTLSAKRADSVKKYLVMKHAIPPELIETVGYGESRPIADNDTEQGRMKNRRVEVRLAE; from the coding sequence ATGAAACGAATACTTCTGCTTTCAATGCTGCTCCTTCTGGGGGCCTGCGCCTATGTGGATCCAAGCCTGACCGATCAGACCGAGATCATCACCGACGCCGAGACCCGGCGCTCCGATCTGGTTGTGGCCGTGGCCCCAAAGGCCAAAAGCCGCAAGCCGCTTACCGCGCTGTTCTACCCCTTCCATATCCAGCAGCCCACACCGGACCACAAGCACCTCGGCCGCACGTTCGGACAGATTTTCCAGAACGAATGGCTGCGACGCCGTCTCTTCACCACCTTGGAGATGGACCCGCAGCTCACCTACTACAACAAACGCCGCTCGCTGGCCGAAGCGCGCAGACGCGGCGCGGACCTGCTGATTCTCGGCTTCGTCCCCTATTTTTACGCAGGGTCCACGCTGGACGACACCGCCATGACGCTTCAGGTGAACATCTACAACGTGGAGACCGGCATCCTGCTGTTCAGCATGGCGCAGTCCGGACGCATTGAGGAACGCATTGAAGAGGACTGGATATATTTCCGCCACAGGACGCGCATGAGCGACAGTCCGTTCTTCCGTCTGGTCACCGACATCGCCGCCGACATGGCCGTGCCCGTCAAATCATGGTTGCCGGATCCGGACGCGCGGCCCTATTCCTTTGCCGGAAACAAGGGCCAGATCGTCACCGCCCTGACCACTCCGCCGAACGCTTCCCAGCAGGACGATGCTCCCGGCGGATCGTATAGCGGTACTGCCAACGGTTCCGGCGACTCATCCACGGGCATGAGCGACACCCCGGACAACTCCGGCGTCCAGTCGCAAAACGGCGAGAACTCGGCCATGGAACGCGACCTGACCCAGTCCGGAAAGGACGCGCCCGGCGTCAACCTCGATATCCGGTTCAATCTGGACAAGGCCACCATCCGGCCCGAATCCTATCCGCTGCTCGACGAACTGGCACGGGCGCTGAAAACCCCGGAACTCAAGGGCAAGCCCATCATCGTTGCCGGACACACCGACTCAAGCGCCAGCCAGCGGTACAACCTCACCCTTTCCGCCAAACGGGCGGACTCGGTAAAAAAGTATCTGGTCATGAAACACGCCATACCGCCCGAGCTCATCGAAACTGTCGGCTACGGCGAATCCCGTCCCATCGCGGACAACGACACCGAGCAGGGCCGGATGAAGAACCGGCGCGTGGAAGTCCGGCTAGCAGAGTAG
- a CDS encoding YIP1 family protein: MIITCPECKFEREVNLDKIPARAQTATCPKCKTKFKFREIDDEFDFKPESVAQAPAKEPAEEAPGEPEASQAEPAAAEAEKTDQEAPTEPPTSEDLLPGLDDPSRDRGEELWDKLGVMTPPEERRREEGEKKSPAGYDDAPLPDWARKREEAAAQAEQAAQAVQEEEVPVVKPPFEDLERFGFFPGLFETIKRIVLAPRMFFDVMPLGNGIGRPMVFALLIILIHDLFNSIYIYAGLVPPPQINGQTAEFMTDSLGMQMGLVLLLSPVAGAVALFAAAWLYHAVLSILRAANGGFEATFRAVAYSTPPLLLGLIPEVNTFVQQGSLIASSSWFMVLVIIAWKHLHRTTYLKAGLTIVLPVLVMMVLVFFSMSYMPTV, encoded by the coding sequence ATGATCATCACCTGCCCGGAATGCAAATTCGAGCGCGAAGTGAATCTGGACAAGATTCCGGCGCGCGCCCAGACGGCGACCTGCCCGAAATGCAAGACCAAGTTCAAGTTTCGGGAGATCGACGACGAGTTCGATTTCAAGCCCGAATCCGTCGCGCAGGCACCGGCAAAGGAGCCTGCCGAAGAAGCTCCCGGTGAACCGGAAGCATCGCAGGCCGAGCCCGCTGCCGCAGAAGCGGAAAAGACGGATCAGGAAGCACCCACCGAGCCCCCGACGTCTGAGGACCTGCTGCCCGGACTGGATGATCCTTCCAGGGACAGGGGTGAGGAGCTCTGGGACAAACTCGGTGTCATGACGCCGCCGGAAGAACGTCGTCGTGAAGAAGGCGAGAAAAAATCTCCCGCCGGATACGATGACGCGCCGCTGCCCGACTGGGCCCGCAAGCGCGAAGAGGCGGCGGCGCAGGCCGAACAGGCGGCGCAGGCCGTTCAGGAAGAGGAAGTCCCTGTGGTGAAGCCGCCTTTCGAGGACCTTGAACGCTTTGGCTTCTTCCCCGGCCTTTTCGAGACCATCAAGCGCATCGTCCTTGCCCCGCGCATGTTCTTCGACGTCATGCCCCTCGGCAACGGCATCGGCAGGCCAATGGTCTTCGCCCTGCTCATCATCCTCATTCATGACCTGTTCAATTCCATCTATATATACGCCGGTCTTGTTCCGCCCCCGCAAATCAACGGGCAGACCGCCGAGTTCATGACCGACAGCCTCGGGATGCAGATGGGCCTCGTGCTGCTGCTTTCGCCCGTGGCCGGAGCCGTGGCCCTGTTCGCCGCGGCATGGCTCTACCATGCGGTCCTTTCGATATTGCGAGCGGCCAACGGCGGATTTGAAGCCACATTCCGTGCGGTGGCCTATTCCACGCCTCCTCTGCTGCTGGGGCTGATCCCCGAGGTCAACACCTTCGTGCAGCAGGGAAGCCTCATCGCATCTTCCTCATGGTTCATGGTGCTCGTTATCATTGCATGGAAACACCTGCACAGGACAACCTACCTCAAGGCGGGGCTGACCATCGTGCTGCCGGTGCTGGTGATGATGGTGCTCGTGTTTTTCTCCATGAGCTACATGCCCACGGTGTAG
- a CDS encoding glycosyltransferase family 4 protein, with the protein MSAERIKVLHCAASLGIGGTEKVMQTFAETLDPERFEVAVHSPADGVRAAMLREKGIPTYIGMDLFRTLERFRPHIAHIHRAGWTEPGTLKPFRTAGTPAVVETNVFGRLDPSPEARVISRTLFVSRFCLERFHRLNGIRRNPARYDYLYNPVDTDLFESAARVDRDFSRPAAARISRPDPGKWSAMALTFLPALVERIPDFRYHVIGAIDEARDFVHKHGLDTNVIFHAPVETDREIASFLDQSSVLAHANDTGESFGLVIAEAMACGLPVVTHPAEGERDNAQLELVDDGVTGIIAKNASEYGAALEWLFANPESARAMGQAGREKAARLYRRQIVTRRLEAVYEEVLASVEEA; encoded by the coding sequence ATGTCCGCAGAAAGAATCAAAGTCCTGCACTGCGCCGCTTCTCTCGGAATCGGCGGCACGGAGAAGGTCATGCAGACCTTTGCCGAGACCCTCGACCCCGAACGCTTCGAGGTCGCGGTTCACAGTCCGGCGGACGGAGTGCGCGCGGCCATGCTGCGCGAAAAAGGCATCCCCACCTACATCGGCATGGACCTGTTCAGGACGCTTGAGCGTTTCCGACCGCACATCGCGCACATTCACCGTGCAGGCTGGACCGAGCCCGGCACCCTCAAACCGTTTCGCACTGCGGGAACGCCAGCCGTAGTCGAGACAAACGTCTTCGGCAGGCTTGACCCAAGTCCAGAAGCCCGCGTCATCTCCCGCACACTGTTCGTCTCCCGCTTCTGCCTCGAACGCTTTCACCGACTCAACGGAATACGGCGCAATCCGGCTCGCTACGACTACCTGTACAACCCTGTTGATACCGATCTTTTCGAATCCGCGGCACGAGTGGACCGAGATTTCTCCCGCCCTGCGGCGGCACGTATTTCCCGCCCCGATCCCGGCAAGTGGAGCGCGATGGCCCTGACCTTTCTGCCCGCGCTGGTGGAACGGATTCCCGACTTCCGTTATCATGTGATCGGAGCCATCGACGAGGCACGCGATTTCGTTCACAAGCACGGGCTGGACACCAATGTCATATTCCACGCCCCAGTGGAAACCGACAGGGAAATCGCGTCATTTCTCGATCAGTCCTCGGTGCTGGCGCACGCCAACGACACCGGCGAATCATTCGGTCTTGTCATTGCCGAGGCCATGGCCTGCGGATTGCCCGTCGTCACCCACCCGGCAGAGGGCGAGCGTGACAACGCGCAGTTGGAACTTGTGGACGACGGCGTCACGGGGATCATCGCCAAAAACGCGTCAGAGTACGGCGCAGCGCTGGAATGGCTCTTCGCCAATCCCGAAAGCGCCCGCGCCATGGGGCAGGCCGGACGCGAAAAGGCCGCGCGACTGTACCGCAGACAGATCGTTACCCGCAGGCTTGAAGCCGTTTATGAAGAAGTCCTTGCATCCGTGGAGGAAGCGTGA
- the fliS gene encoding flagellar export chaperone FliS — protein MANPAKAYLAVQVETTSQGQLLLMLYEACIKFLRQAKVEIEKKDYAKKGILISRALAIIHELTESLNKEKGGEISKNLAGIYMFCTNELTQANIKLDVEKIENVIKMMDSIRSAYEQIIPEAQKKNGAAGTQPAAPAAPQAVPRPEAQKPAEQQAAQQEQKPAQEQKPTPSTPPNGYPGTMRPGQPGGPQLRPVSPKPQVNAAKSRANNAYSNANR, from the coding sequence ATGGCCAATCCGGCAAAGGCATACCTCGCGGTACAGGTGGAAACCACCTCACAGGGACAACTGCTGCTCATGCTCTATGAGGCATGCATCAAGTTTCTCAGGCAGGCCAAGGTCGAAATAGAGAAGAAGGACTACGCCAAGAAGGGGATTCTCATTTCACGGGCTCTGGCCATCATCCATGAGCTCACCGAGAGCCTCAACAAGGAAAAAGGCGGCGAGATCAGCAAGAATCTGGCCGGGATTTACATGTTCTGCACCAACGAGCTGACGCAGGCCAACATCAAGCTGGACGTCGAGAAGATCGAAAACGTCATCAAGATGATGGACAGCATCCGCTCCGCCTACGAGCAGATCATCCCGGAAGCCCAAAAGAAGAACGGTGCGGCCGGAACCCAGCCTGCCGCCCCCGCTGCTCCGCAGGCCGTTCCCCGGCCTGAAGCGCAAAAACCGGCGGAACAGCAGGCAGCGCAACAGGAGCAAAAACCAGCTCAGGAGCAGAAGCCGACGCCATCCACGCCGCCCAACGGCTACCCCGGAACCATGCGCCCCGGTCAGCCCGGCGGACCGCAGTTGCGACCGGTTTCGCCCAAGCCGCAGGTTAACGCGGCCAAGAGCAGGGCCAACAACGCGTACAGCAACGCCAACCGATAG
- the fliD gene encoding flagellar filament capping protein FliD, producing the protein MSDYLSGEINFAGLGNGTDFNELIDGLMKIEKRRVTSLEQWRSSWEAKVEQFDELNSKMVSLRSTLTSLDTMNEFLSKNVSSSNSTILSATATSDAQEASHSVVVGNLATNDVLITTSGASSLSDSVVTADSDFTFSYAGTSHTISNISAGTDLETLVNIINTHPESQQYIRASTVYDGTTYHLQITGRDLGADNQVVISNTGSIIFGAGDFDETQGASNAKIRVDGYPNDGTWIERSSNTVSDVIEGISLNLKQADPASTVTIGVNTDTEKIKENVRTVVDKINEVRTMIMALTKVDSSGGGDEVKGSILTGNYGVEMINQNLKNITASKGLGFQYYDPDTGTGDFYSALGQIGITTDTDESSPTFGMLTIEETTDDPDKQKFTLDYALNNNPEAVAKLFAADNEGSSLSSDFTFDSQLDTTKAGTYDLEVITSGGGISSATIGGEPCNISGWTITCTSGDPKGLAVTLNDRSTVGTITGEVAIRQGKVGEMVDELTELTKPYNHATHEGGTLAILKENYGDIMDGIDKKIERENERIARRERMLKNKYARLDALLGELNNQQQALGSQLAQLAG; encoded by the coding sequence ATGTCTGACTACCTTTCTGGAGAGATAAACTTCGCCGGACTCGGCAACGGCACCGACTTCAATGAGCTCATCGACGGGCTCATGAAGATCGAGAAACGTCGTGTCACCAGTCTTGAGCAATGGCGATCCAGCTGGGAAGCCAAGGTCGAACAATTCGACGAGCTCAACTCCAAGATGGTCTCGCTCAGGTCCACGCTCACCTCGCTGGACACCATGAACGAGTTCCTCTCCAAGAACGTCAGCAGCTCCAACAGCACCATCCTTTCCGCCACAGCCACCTCGGACGCGCAGGAAGCAAGCCACTCCGTCGTGGTGGGCAACCTGGCGACCAACGACGTCCTCATCACTACCTCGGGCGCAAGCTCGCTTTCGGATTCCGTGGTCACCGCGGACAGCGACTTCACGTTCTCATACGCCGGCACCAGCCACACCATCAGCAATATTTCCGCCGGCACCGACCTTGAGACCCTGGTCAACATCATCAACACCCACCCGGAATCCCAGCAGTACATCCGGGCTTCCACGGTCTACGACGGCACGACGTACCACCTGCAGATCACCGGCCGCGACCTCGGCGCGGATAATCAGGTCGTCATTTCGAACACCGGCAGCATCATTTTCGGAGCGGGAGACTTCGACGAAACGCAGGGAGCGTCCAACGCCAAAATACGGGTGGACGGATATCCCAACGACGGAACATGGATCGAACGATCCAGCAACACCGTCAGCGACGTCATCGAAGGCATTTCGCTGAACCTCAAGCAGGCCGACCCTGCATCCACGGTCACCATCGGCGTCAACACCGACACGGAGAAGATCAAGGAAAACGTGCGCACCGTCGTGGACAAGATCAACGAAGTGCGAACGATGATCATGGCGTTGACCAAGGTCGATTCATCGGGCGGCGGTGATGAAGTCAAGGGATCCATCCTCACGGGCAACTACGGCGTGGAGATGATCAACCAGAACCTCAAGAACATCACGGCCTCGAAGGGACTCGGGTTCCAGTATTACGACCCTGATACCGGCACCGGAGACTTTTATTCCGCCCTCGGCCAGATCGGCATCACCACGGACACGGACGAAAGCTCGCCCACGTTCGGCATGCTGACCATTGAGGAAACCACGGATGACCCGGACAAGCAGAAGTTCACGCTGGACTATGCGCTGAACAACAATCCGGAAGCGGTCGCCAAACTCTTCGCAGCTGACAACGAGGGCTCGTCCCTCTCCTCGGATTTCACATTTGATTCGCAGCTCGACACCACGAAGGCCGGAACCTACGATCTGGAAGTCATCACCAGCGGCGGCGGGATATCCAGCGCCACCATCGGCGGCGAGCCGTGCAACATCTCCGGCTGGACGATCACCTGCACCTCCGGAGACCCCAAGGGTCTGGCCGTCACCCTGAACGACCGCTCCACGGTGGGTACCATCACCGGCGAAGTCGCCATCAGGCAGGGCAAGGTCGGCGAAATGGTGGACGAACTCACCGAACTGACCAAGCCTTACAACCACGCCACTCATGAAGGCGGCACCCTTGCGATTCTCAAGGAGAATTACGGGGACATCATGGACGGCATCGATAAGAAGATCGAACGGGAAAACGAGCGCATCGCCCGCAGGGAGCGCATGCTCAAGAACAAGTACGCCCGTCTCGACGCACTTCTCGGTGAACTCAACAACCAACAGCAGGCGCTGGGCAGTCAGCTCGCGCAGCTTGCGGGATAA
- a CDS encoding flagellin, protein MSLVINNNLSAMNAARNLSDSFGALSESTRRLSSGLRIGTAADDAAGLAVRELMRAEVSSLNQGIRNANDAISLIQTADGALGVIDEKLIRMKELAQQASTGTYNSDQRLIIDSEYQAMASEITRIASSTDFNGIYLLNGAMSGENSDHDGSGLKADGPMKVHFGTGNDCAEDYYYVSIGTSTASALGVGLGATTSAGKSISTQQLAQESLSQLNDAIISKDKIRANLGALQNRLENTVSVLGIQAENTQAAESQISDVDVANEMTRFTRNQILTQAGVSMLSQANSLPQMALSLIG, encoded by the coding sequence ATGTCTCTCGTTATTAATAACAACCTGTCTGCGATGAACGCCGCCCGTAACCTGTCGGACTCCTTCGGAGCTCTGTCTGAATCCACCAGGCGCCTGTCCTCCGGTCTTCGTATCGGAACCGCTGCGGATGACGCAGCAGGCCTCGCGGTTCGCGAACTCATGCGCGCGGAAGTCTCTTCCCTGAACCAGGGTATCCGCAACGCAAACGACGCGATCTCCCTGATCCAGACCGCTGACGGCGCCCTCGGCGTCATCGACGAAAAGCTCATCCGTATGAAGGAACTCGCTCAGCAGGCATCCACGGGTACCTACAACTCCGACCAGCGTCTGATCATCGACTCCGAATATCAGGCCATGGCTTCGGAAATCACCCGTATCGCCAGCTCCACCGACTTCAACGGCATCTACCTGCTCAACGGTGCCATGTCCGGTGAAAACAGCGACCATGACGGTTCCGGGCTCAAGGCCGATGGTCCCATGAAGGTCCACTTCGGTACCGGTAACGACTGCGCCGAGGACTACTACTACGTGTCCATCGGCACCTCCACCGCATCCGCTCTGGGTGTCGGCCTCGGCGCGACCACTTCCGCCGGTAAGTCGATCTCCACCCAGCAGCTTGCACAGGAGTCCCTGAGCCAGCTGAACGACGCGATCATCTCCAAGGATAAGATCCGTGCAAACCTCGGTGCGCTTCAGAACAGGCTCGAAAACACCGTTTCCGTTCTGGGTATCCAGGCCGAAAACACCCAGGCCGCAGAATCGCAGATTTCCGACGTGGACGTGGCAAACGAAATGACCCGCTTCACCAGGAACCAGATCCTGACCCAGGCAGGCGTGTCCATGCTGTCCCAGGCGAACAGCCTGCCGCAGATGGCCCTGTCCCTCATCGGCTAA
- a CDS encoding CgeB family protein, whose amino-acid sequence MIPAEPAVQSATPIRDGSTLSDIVAVVDGKKRHVWGRKGPEREAALLDELEDGDLPVLLGAGLGLNLNTLLSQNRPVALVDMEAPLLEAAGVHPSQDSPLFIPEGNTAAEIIAALRNWAGEHGGSLKPVILPFHKRLRGGFYTALGAELDQSPPADFWEAVRYPKFQNEKPRILFFETDYFLNREIIRTLDRLGIPYRTVNTPKGGRGSDAFIRELLSATVEFKPDFALTVNHFGLDREGRLMELLERLNLPLASWFVDNPYLILYRYPRLSADRVTLFSYDEDSLEQMRGLGYKNVHWLPLGTDETLFAPDGGECRKEWVADVSFVGNSMQGKISGFLEAARVPGPLLEDWQRLALAFGESGHPSPSSFLRETRPELAALLDGVVDMASAQAYESLLTFEATRRYRQECIRQTLPFHPHIAGDEGWTQVLPESGWQRVSQLDYYDDLPGFYRCAKVNLNCTSLQMKGAVNQRVFDVPACGGFLLTDSRRQLESLFDPGTECATYACPEELPAMLEEFLSAPDKRRSVATAARKRILARHTYRHRITELVSVMRRTFS is encoded by the coding sequence ATGATACCAGCCGAACCCGCAGTCCAGTCCGCCACCCCGATCCGCGACGGCAGCACGCTCTCGGATATCGTGGCCGTGGTGGACGGCAAGAAGCGACACGTCTGGGGCCGTAAAGGCCCGGAACGCGAGGCCGCTCTGCTCGACGAGCTTGAGGACGGCGACCTGCCGGTTCTGCTCGGTGCGGGCCTCGGCCTGAACCTGAACACACTGCTTTCGCAGAACCGCCCTGTCGCGCTGGTGGATATGGAAGCCCCGCTGCTGGAAGCCGCAGGGGTCCACCCTTCTCAGGACTCTCCCCTTTTCATTCCCGAAGGAAACACGGCAGCCGAGATCATCGCAGCCCTGCGCAATTGGGCAGGTGAGCACGGCGGCAGCCTCAAGCCCGTCATCCTCCCCTTTCACAAAAGGCTTCGCGGCGGTTTCTACACGGCGCTTGGAGCGGAACTCGATCAGTCACCACCTGCGGACTTCTGGGAGGCCGTGCGGTATCCCAAATTCCAAAACGAGAAGCCCAGAATCCTGTTTTTCGAGACCGACTATTTCCTCAACAGGGAGATAATTCGAACGCTGGATCGTCTCGGAATACCCTACCGCACCGTGAACACTCCCAAGGGCGGCCGGGGCAGTGATGCATTCATAAGGGAACTGTTGTCCGCCACCGTGGAATTCAAGCCGGATTTCGCCCTGACCGTGAACCACTTCGGACTGGACCGCGAAGGACGGCTCATGGAACTGCTTGAGCGGCTGAATCTGCCGCTGGCATCGTGGTTCGTGGATAACCCTTATCTCATCCTCTACCGATACCCGCGGCTGAGTGCCGACCGCGTCACGCTGTTCAGCTACGACGAGGACTCGCTGGAGCAGATGCGGGGGCTGGGATACAAGAACGTCCACTGGCTGCCGCTCGGAACGGACGAGACGCTTTTCGCCCCGGACGGCGGAGAGTGTCGCAAGGAGTGGGTCGCTGACGTTTCCTTCGTGGGCAACTCCATGCAGGGGAAAATTTCAGGATTCCTTGAAGCCGCCCGCGTCCCCGGCCCGCTGCTCGAAGACTGGCAAAGACTGGCCCTGGCATTCGGAGAGTCCGGCCATCCGTCCCCGTCATCTTTCCTGCGCGAGACGCGGCCCGAGTTGGCCGCTCTGCTCGACGGCGTCGTGGACATGGCGAGTGCACAGGCCTACGAGTCTCTGCTCACCTTCGAGGCAACCCGCCGGTACCGGCAGGAGTGCATCCGGCAGACGCTCCCGTTTCACCCGCATATCGCCGGCGACGAAGGCTGGACTCAGGTGCTCCCGGAATCCGGCTGGCAACGGGTGTCGCAGCTGGATTATTACGACGACCTGCCCGGTTTCTATCGTTGTGCCAAGGTCAACCTGAATTGTACCAGCCTTCAAATGAAGGGGGCGGTGAACCAGCGGGTCTTCGATGTCCCGGCCTGCGGCGGGTTCCTCCTCACGGACAGCCGCAGACAGCTTGAATCGCTCTTCGACCCCGGCACGGAATGCGCCACCTACGCCTGCCCCGAAGAACTCCCCGCAATGCTTGAGGAGTTCCTGTCCGCGCCGGACAAACGACGGTCAGTGGCAACAGCAGCCCGCAAAAGAATCCTCGCCCGCCACACCTATCGTCACCGCATTACGGAGCTGGTCTCGGTCATGCGGCGAACTTTTTCCTGA
- a CDS encoding glycosyltransferase family 2 protein produces the protein MRVTGLVLTLNGERLLERCLRSLAFCDQVLVVDSESTDRTVEIAESCGARVLVNPWPGPVEQFRFAFANIETDWVVSLDQDEVITDELRGSIEAALADPGEHAGFYTSRSTWYFDRFMKHSGWYPDRLLRVFNKDRMALSASGAHYHFRPEGPTRNLDGDILHYSYRNFFDHLDKINYYAQKGAEDLRAKGRRGGVTPAITHGLGRFFKLYALKKGFLDGRAGFINACAGAFYAFQKYVRIEEKGDWDG, from the coding sequence ATGCGAGTGACCGGACTGGTTTTGACCCTCAACGGCGAACGGCTGCTGGAGCGCTGCCTGCGTTCGCTGGCGTTCTGCGACCAAGTGCTGGTGGTGGACTCCGAAAGCACCGACCGCACCGTGGAAATTGCCGAATCCTGCGGTGCGCGGGTTCTGGTGAATCCGTGGCCCGGCCCGGTGGAACAGTTCCGGTTCGCCTTCGCCAACATCGAAACGGACTGGGTCGTCAGCCTCGATCAGGACGAAGTCATCACCGACGAACTGCGCGGCTCCATCGAGGCCGCCCTTGCCGATCCGGGTGAGCACGCAGGGTTCTACACCTCCCGCAGCACGTGGTACTTCGACCGCTTCATGAAGCACTCCGGCTGGTATCCGGACCGGTTGCTACGCGTCTTCAACAAGGACCGCATGGCCCTGTCCGCCAGCGGCGCCCATTATCATTTCAGACCCGAAGGCCCCACCCGCAACCTCGACGGCGACATTCTTCATTACAGCTACCGCAACTTCTTCGATCATCTGGACAAGATCAACTATTACGCTCAGAAGGGAGCGGAAGACCTGCGCGCCAAGGGCAGGCGCGGCGGCGTGACCCCGGCCATCACTCACGGGCTGGGCCGTTTCTTCAAACTCTATGCGCTCAAGAAAGGCTTTCTTGACGGTCGCGCAGGATTCATCAATGCCTGCGCCGGAGCCTTTTACGCCTTCCAGAAATACGTGCGCATCGAGGAAAAAGGAGACTGGGACGGATAG